One genomic segment of Bdellovibrionales bacterium includes these proteins:
- a CDS encoding ABC transporter permease subunit produces MIRFVFRRLLISIPTLIGISIIAFLLIRVVPGDPVMLLLGERGSSPQVYEEMRKSMGLDRSFLQQYLQFFSNAICGDLGVSISSHQPVLEEFFDRFPATVELGLIGIFWSVLLGIPLGLVAALKRNSPTDYLLMGSALIGYSMPIFWWGLILILVFSVTLGWTPVSGRISPSFDLDPVTGFMLIDTWLKGGGGGAAFRDAVAHLVLPGLALGTIPLAAVARMTRSSLLEVLREDYIRTAKAKGLSLFRIVVVHALRNALIPIITIVGLMVGSVLTGAILTETIFSWPGIGGWLVTSVNARDYPVIQGGVLLIAVVIIVVNMVADILCQIANPLTRGKG; encoded by the coding sequence ATCATTCGTTTTGTATTTCGCCGTCTTTTGATTTCAATTCCAACTTTGATTGGTATTTCAATTATTGCTTTTTTGCTGATTCGGGTGGTTCCAGGTGATCCAGTGATGTTACTGCTGGGAGAGCGAGGTTCATCTCCTCAAGTCTATGAAGAGATGCGTAAGAGCATGGGGCTTGATCGGTCGTTTCTGCAGCAATACTTGCAATTTTTTTCAAATGCGATTTGCGGAGATCTGGGTGTTTCAATTTCCTCACATCAGCCTGTTTTGGAGGAGTTTTTTGACCGATTTCCGGCAACCGTTGAACTGGGCTTAATTGGGATTTTTTGGTCGGTTTTATTGGGGATTCCATTGGGGTTGGTGGCAGCTCTTAAACGTAATTCTCCGACGGATTATCTCTTAATGGGATCAGCTTTGATTGGGTATTCAATGCCGATTTTTTGGTGGGGACTGATTTTGATTTTGGTTTTCTCTGTGACATTGGGGTGGACGCCTGTTTCCGGGAGAATAAGTCCCTCCTTTGACCTAGATCCCGTTACTGGTTTTATGCTCATTGATACCTGGCTTAAAGGCGGAGGGGGTGGGGCTGCATTCAGAGATGCGGTGGCCCATCTTGTTCTTCCAGGATTGGCTTTGGGAACAATTCCTCTCGCCGCCGTAGCGCGAATGACGCGATCAAGTTTACTGGAGGTTTTGCGTGAGGATTATATTCGGACAGCCAAAGCGAAGGGACTTAGTCTTTTCCGAATTGTCGTTGTTCATGCCCTTCGCAACGCCCTCATTCCTATTATCACGATCGTGGGTTTGATGGTGGGCTCCGTGCTGACTGGGGCAATTTTAACAGAGACAATTTTTTCGTGGCCTGGAATTGGCGGCTGGCTTGTTACAAGCGTCAATGCCCGCGATTATCCTGTTATTCAGGGAGGAGTTTTGCTGATCGCCGTAGTTATTATTGTGGTTAATATGGTTGCCGATATTCTTTGTCAAATAGCGAATCCTCTCACCAGGGGCAAAGGCTAA
- a CDS encoding response regulator — translation MILADKLRSKISDRIFFSSDERGILVIKPDSEILKILSQARVWWERLSLPIVLVDFSSLKIIYANPRSEELIGKPMEALVGLSWASAFDTEAAATLKSVGDLYQIDFDAFMPTEYNLRVLRRSGRAVPVICSFSGLIMEGRKHLLLSLFDLSKDEAEKKRLAEDLKSIYQMSKLADLGRIASSVAHEMNNPLMVIQGQAEILELKVAKGSLSSKEVKGILHPIYRSIERMTQIISQMRSAALPAGTDLKQVDLTQIIRDSLVLLEPRARFLGVEIDSKLPSSILIEANQNQMEQVILNIVNNAFDSMEDEKFQIKSGLKLQIEEKVEEGFAVVSIYNNGPAIPIEFQQNVMSPFFSTKSVGKGPGLGLSVSMGILRAHHGGLKLKYSTEEGTCFEFKIPICARVDEKMKVKVLVVDDEVFVRDVLNQRLQAEGFEVILARNGSEALEEIISHPDIAVLFTDLRMPMMNGLELIRHIRSIMNEVLVVVISGFLDSLNEAEGQDLALIDETLEKPFTGAEFRRVLDFVHQKIDQKRKLSVA, via the coding sequence TTGATACTTGCCGATAAATTGAGAAGCAAGATATCTGATCGAATATTTTTTAGTAGTGACGAGCGAGGAATATTGGTGATCAAGCCCGACTCCGAAATCCTGAAAATCCTATCACAAGCTCGCGTATGGTGGGAGCGTTTGAGTCTTCCTATCGTATTGGTTGATTTTTCTAGTCTGAAGATTATTTATGCTAATCCACGAAGTGAAGAGCTCATCGGAAAGCCAATGGAAGCTCTTGTGGGACTGAGTTGGGCTTCAGCATTTGATACCGAAGCTGCAGCGACACTCAAGTCAGTGGGAGACCTATATCAGATCGATTTTGATGCATTTATGCCTACCGAATACAATCTGCGTGTTCTTCGGAGAAGTGGACGTGCTGTTCCAGTGATCTGTTCGTTTTCAGGATTGATTATGGAGGGGCGGAAACATCTATTATTGTCTCTTTTTGACTTGTCAAAAGACGAGGCCGAAAAGAAGAGATTGGCTGAAGACTTAAAATCCATCTACCAAATGTCTAAACTTGCGGACCTGGGAAGAATTGCATCCTCTGTCGCACACGAGATGAATAATCCGTTGATGGTGATACAAGGACAGGCAGAGATTCTTGAGCTTAAAGTTGCGAAGGGATCTTTGTCTAGCAAGGAGGTAAAAGGCATTCTCCATCCCATCTATCGCTCTATTGAGCGAATGACGCAAATTATTAGTCAGATGAGATCGGCGGCACTTCCGGCGGGAACTGACTTGAAACAAGTTGATTTGACACAAATCATTCGCGACAGCCTTGTTTTGCTTGAGCCGCGAGCAAGATTTTTGGGTGTTGAAATTGATTCAAAATTGCCTTCTTCCATTCTGATTGAGGCCAATCAAAATCAGATGGAGCAGGTGATTCTAAATATCGTGAACAATGCCTTTGATTCGATGGAAGATGAAAAATTTCAAATCAAATCGGGATTAAAGCTTCAAATTGAGGAAAAAGTGGAGGAGGGTTTCGCTGTAGTTTCAATTTATAACAATGGCCCAGCAATTCCAATTGAGTTTCAGCAAAATGTGATGAGTCCGTTTTTTTCAACGAAGAGTGTCGGGAAAGGGCCTGGATTGGGCCTTTCTGTTTCTATGGGAATCCTGAGAGCCCATCATGGCGGGTTGAAGCTGAAATACTCAACTGAAGAGGGCACATGTTTTGAATTTAAAATTCCGATTTGCGCTCGGGTTGATGAGAAGATGAAAGTGAAGGTTCTTGTTGTAGATGATGAAGTTTTCGTTCGTGATGTGCTCAATCAAAGGCTCCAAGCTGAAGGTTTTGAGGTTATTCTAGCTAGAAATGGAAGTGAGGCCCTGGAGGAAATCATAAGTCATCCAGATATTGCGGTTCTATTTACTGATTTGCGAATGCCAATGATGAATGGATTGGAATTGATTCGTCATATCCGAAGTATTATGAATGAGGTTCTCGTCGTTGTTATTTCGGGATTTTTAGATTCGCTCAATGAAGCAGAAGGTCAGGATCTTGCATTGATTGACGAAACTCTCGAAAAACCATTTACTGGTGCGGAATTTCGTCGTGTGTTGGACTTTGTTCATCAAAAAATCGACCAAAAAAGAAAATTATCAGTGGCTTAG
- the lexA gene encoding transcriptional repressor LexA: MKRLGSIACPLTKKEKRVLEFIESFIHEQELSPSFQEIQEHFGFRSINSVQSYLRQLQSKGYIHSPGSNQKRAISVLQSAQTVSSPLGLNHRRPPFRGRLFSLPQRMGSLSQNSESPSESLSLPLLGRVAAGKPIEALHNNEFIEVPSSMVRNPAKTFALQVEGQSMIEDGIMDGDFIFVQQQSHAKNGEIIVAIIDNEATVKHFYLHNSKEPKLIHRFPQSSSQKNETLSPQIELRPANAKMDSMWFHPEQVEIRGIVVGLIRHY, from the coding sequence ATGAAAAGACTCGGTTCCATCGCTTGTCCCCTCACTAAAAAGGAAAAAAGAGTTCTCGAGTTTATCGAAAGCTTTATACACGAACAGGAGTTATCCCCTTCCTTCCAAGAGATCCAAGAGCACTTTGGATTTCGTTCGATTAACTCCGTGCAGTCCTATCTGCGACAACTACAAAGCAAGGGTTATATCCACAGTCCCGGCAGTAACCAAAAGCGCGCCATCTCCGTTTTGCAATCGGCTCAAACTGTTTCGTCTCCCCTAGGACTAAACCATCGCCGTCCCCCTTTCCGGGGACGGCTTTTTTCTCTACCTCAGAGAATGGGGTCTCTCTCTCAAAACTCCGAATCTCCGTCCGAGTCCCTATCCTTACCTCTACTCGGTCGAGTCGCTGCGGGAAAGCCCATTGAGGCTCTCCATAACAACGAATTTATTGAAGTTCCTTCAAGTATGGTTCGAAATCCGGCCAAAACTTTTGCCCTACAGGTCGAAGGCCAATCAATGATCGAGGACGGCATCATGGATGGTGATTTTATCTTTGTGCAACAGCAGTCACACGCAAAAAATGGAGAGATCATTGTAGCCATTATTGATAATGAGGCCACAGTGAAGCATTTTTATCTGCATAACTCAAAAGAGCCAAAACTTATCCACCGTTTTCCACAGAGTTCTTCACAAAAAAACGAAACCCTCTCTCCTCAAATTGAACTGCGACCTGCTAACGCAAAAATGGATTCCATGTGGTTCCACCCTGAACAGGTAGAAATTCGAGGCATCGTCGTGGGTTTAATCAGACATTACTAG
- a CDS encoding diaminopimelate epimerase translates to MPDLNLIFVKMSGTGNTFLLLDLRDKNLIEFWKESEAYKQPRAKIAQILCLSQNGFSADGLLFVENSPEPDDFKWDFFNADGSSAEMCGNAARCVALFCYSRGGVEREMTFKTLAGSIRAKVLDGGRVEVNMPCPSEKLTNQVLTIQQQTIEFDAVNTGVPHTVICFEESRGVKPNETLSNLASLIRSHHQFKQQGTNVTFFCPQSPSSIEAITFERGVEGFTKACGTGAVAAAWSFRKLHPEIRFVEVNMPGGKLEVEFTNICPILRGDVKFLAEIKLSKDFF, encoded by the coding sequence ATGCCCGATTTAAATCTGATTTTTGTTAAAATGAGCGGAACAGGAAATACATTTTTGCTATTGGATCTCCGGGATAAGAACCTCATTGAGTTCTGGAAAGAATCTGAAGCTTATAAACAACCGCGAGCTAAGATCGCCCAAATACTCTGCTTAAGTCAAAATGGTTTTTCTGCTGATGGACTCTTGTTTGTTGAAAACTCTCCAGAGCCCGATGATTTTAAATGGGATTTTTTTAATGCGGATGGTTCGAGTGCCGAAATGTGTGGAAATGCGGCTCGCTGTGTGGCCCTCTTTTGCTACTCAAGGGGCGGTGTGGAAAGAGAAATGACTTTTAAAACTTTGGCAGGCTCAATTAGAGCAAAAGTTCTCGATGGTGGAAGAGTCGAAGTCAATATGCCTTGCCCTTCAGAGAAACTGACAAATCAAGTTTTGACAATTCAACAGCAGACAATTGAATTTGACGCTGTTAATACGGGGGTTCCTCATACTGTGATTTGTTTTGAAGAGAGCAGAGGAGTGAAACCCAATGAGACACTCAGCAACCTCGCATCTCTGATACGATCACATCATCAATTCAAACAACAAGGAACAAACGTCACTTTTTTTTGTCCACAGTCTCCATCCTCTATCGAGGCCATCACCTTTGAACGTGGAGTAGAAGGCTTCACCAAAGCCTGCGGAACAGGAGCAGTGGCCGCAGCCTGGAGCTTTCGGAAGCTACACCCTGAGATTCGGTTTGTCGAAGTAAACATGCCGGGTGGAAAATTGGAAGTGGAGTTCACAAATATTTGCCCAATCTTGCGAGGCGATGTTAAATTTTTGGCTGAAATCAAACTATCTAAAGACTTCTTTTGA
- a CDS encoding ABC transporter substrate-binding protein, translating into MLCHIENCLVAHRTNLFFYFGSKLCLWVLLAFGTTIVGPTAVFAQEKVFVYCSEGSPSTFNPQLAADGPTFNASSRMIYNRLVDFESGGTKVIPSLAESWVVSKDGLEFIFKLRRDVSFQKTDTFIPKRKFNADDVIWSFNRMRDKSHPFNRIGGGNYEYFTSMEMDKIIKDIIKVDEYTVKFKLSHPEAPFLSNLGMDFASIISAEYGTQLLTAGNPEKLDIEPVGTGPFIFRRYVKDTLIRYEANPGYFLGRSKLDKVVFSITKDPSVRYQKLKTGECQLIAEPSPTDLKAMGSNPNIKVVQQPGLNVGYLAMNVEKKPFDNVLVRRAIHHALNRSSYIEAIYLGNAKVAVNPIPPTMWSYNGDVKDYGYDLAAARRLLEKAGLAKGFEVELWTLPVSRPYLPNGKKMGELIQADLSKIGIKVKLVSYDWPTYLAKARKGEHQLIQLGWTGDNGDPDNFFGILLGCAAVEAGSNVARWCNKEFAQLIEKARLTTDLAKRTQFYREAQQIFKREAPWVTLAHSTVFRAMTDRVQGYRLNPFGTESFFEVDLK; encoded by the coding sequence ATGCTTTGTCATATCGAAAATTGTTTGGTCGCTCATCGAACCAATCTGTTTTTTTACTTCGGATCGAAGTTGTGTCTTTGGGTTTTGTTGGCATTTGGGACAACGATAGTGGGTCCAACAGCTGTCTTTGCTCAAGAGAAGGTATTTGTTTATTGTTCCGAAGGCAGCCCGAGCACTTTCAATCCTCAATTGGCGGCCGATGGTCCAACCTTCAATGCAAGTTCTCGCATGATCTACAATCGCCTCGTCGATTTCGAAAGTGGTGGAACCAAAGTGATCCCCTCTCTCGCCGAATCTTGGGTCGTTTCGAAAGATGGTTTGGAATTCATTTTTAAACTCAGGCGAGATGTGAGTTTTCAAAAAACAGATACCTTTATTCCGAAAAGAAAATTTAATGCAGATGATGTCATTTGGTCATTCAATCGTATGCGTGACAAAAGCCATCCTTTCAATAGGATCGGTGGGGGTAATTACGAATACTTCACGTCGATGGAAATGGACAAAATCATAAAGGATATCATCAAAGTCGACGAGTACACTGTGAAGTTTAAGCTCTCCCATCCGGAAGCGCCATTTCTATCTAATCTAGGAATGGATTTTGCTTCTATAATCTCTGCTGAATATGGGACTCAGTTGTTAACAGCAGGCAATCCCGAAAAGTTGGACATTGAACCTGTCGGTACGGGACCTTTTATTTTCAGGCGTTACGTGAAAGACACGCTGATCAGATATGAGGCCAACCCTGGGTATTTTCTTGGCCGTTCAAAATTGGATAAGGTCGTTTTTTCAATTACCAAAGACCCCAGCGTAAGATACCAAAAGTTAAAAACGGGCGAGTGTCAGTTGATTGCCGAACCATCACCCACAGATCTAAAGGCGATGGGATCGAATCCAAATATTAAAGTCGTGCAGCAGCCTGGATTAAATGTGGGATATTTAGCGATGAATGTGGAGAAGAAGCCCTTTGACAATGTACTCGTTCGTCGAGCGATACATCATGCACTCAATCGAAGTTCTTATATTGAAGCGATATATCTTGGAAATGCCAAAGTTGCGGTGAATCCAATTCCCCCTACGATGTGGTCGTACAATGGGGATGTTAAGGACTATGGCTATGATTTAGCCGCTGCGCGAAGGCTGCTGGAAAAGGCTGGTCTTGCGAAAGGTTTTGAAGTTGAGTTGTGGACATTGCCTGTGTCCCGTCCTTATTTGCCAAATGGGAAAAAAATGGGGGAGCTTATACAAGCCGATCTTTCTAAGATAGGGATCAAGGTGAAATTGGTAAGCTATGATTGGCCAACCTATTTAGCAAAAGCGAGAAAAGGTGAGCACCAACTGATTCAGTTGGGTTGGACCGGAGACAACGGTGATCCTGATAACTTCTTTGGCATTCTGCTGGGGTGTGCGGCGGTTGAAGCGGGTAGTAACGTGGCCCGATGGTGCAACAAGGAATTTGCTCAACTCATAGAAAAGGCAAGGTTGACCACTGATCTCGCGAAGAGAACACAGTTCTATCGGGAGGCTCAACAAATCTTTAAAAGAGAGGCACCTTGGGTGACACTTGCCCACTCCACTGTATTTAGAGCGATGACAGATCGAGTTCAGGGCTACAGGCTAAATCCATTTGGTACAGAATCCTTTTTTGAAGTCGATTTAAAATAG
- a CDS encoding ferredoxin--NADP reductase: protein MSMKEKIAFPLRVEKIKHETPEAKSITFSIPDTLKEKFKYQPGQFTSIFIEVGGQELLRSYSLSTDPSVDKEFRITVKKVPSGKASTFLLDELKSGQTLWCTPPTGQFFQYAEDKTHYLLIAAGSGITPLLSILKHVLSSKPQSRVSLVYSNRSQKDIIFEQELINLETKYGDRLKTSYILSQPQPGWKGLSGRLDANSLSNIYSEILKRDKNPVVCYLCGPQPFMSMCREALTTLGVSPDRICSESFGSPAEVLSANPAAKSSIPTDKDLQPQEGIQRDGSLIIGNSLNDPSEKPETLVAIIDGTEVEISAHPHLSILESLMDEGHNPPYSCMSGACMACMATLEEGRVIQEDPGILSEDNIKNREILTCQAKPLSKKVKVRFHA, encoded by the coding sequence ATGTCAATGAAGGAAAAGATTGCTTTCCCTTTAAGGGTTGAGAAAATCAAACACGAAACACCTGAAGCGAAATCAATCACTTTTTCTATTCCAGATACGCTGAAGGAAAAATTCAAATATCAGCCGGGCCAGTTCACTTCTATATTTATTGAAGTCGGAGGACAGGAACTTCTTCGAAGTTACAGTCTCAGCACGGACCCCTCCGTTGACAAAGAATTTCGAATCACAGTCAAGAAAGTTCCTTCTGGAAAAGCGAGCACGTTTCTTTTGGATGAGCTTAAGAGTGGACAAACACTCTGGTGCACCCCTCCCACCGGCCAATTTTTTCAATATGCAGAAGATAAGACTCATTATCTTTTGATCGCGGCAGGCAGCGGAATCACTCCTCTCCTATCGATTCTCAAGCACGTTCTCTCAAGTAAGCCACAGAGCCGAGTGAGCCTCGTTTACTCTAATCGTTCTCAGAAAGACATTATTTTTGAGCAGGAACTAATAAACCTCGAAACTAAATATGGTGATCGCTTGAAAACCTCCTATATTCTCAGTCAACCACAACCGGGATGGAAGGGCCTGAGTGGACGCCTAGATGCAAACTCCCTATCAAACATTTATAGCGAAATTTTGAAACGAGATAAAAATCCAGTTGTCTGTTACCTCTGCGGCCCTCAGCCGTTTATGAGTATGTGCCGTGAAGCACTAACCACTCTTGGTGTCTCACCTGATCGCATTTGTTCTGAAAGTTTTGGATCTCCAGCAGAAGTCCTTTCTGCAAACCCGGCTGCCAAATCCTCAATTCCGACCGACAAAGATCTTCAGCCACAAGAAGGAATCCAACGAGATGGATCACTTATCATTGGAAACAGCCTCAACGACCCCAGCGAGAAGCCCGAAACCTTGGTCGCAATTATCGATGGAACTGAAGTTGAAATCTCCGCCCATCCTCATCTTAGTATTCTTGAATCACTCATGGACGAGGGCCATAATCCGCCCTATTCCTGCATGAGTGGTGCCTGCATGGCCTGCATGGCAACTCTTGAGGAGGGACGAGTGATTCAAGAAGATCCCGGGATACTTTCGGAAGACAATATTAAAAACAGAGAAATTCTCACCTGTCAGGCCAAGCCTCTCAGCAAGAAGGTAAAAGTCCGCTTTCATGCTTAG
- a CDS encoding PHP domain-containing protein, translating into MGTLTRSVLQSTQFRTPINFVELIGRSNFSFLQGASHPNEMVLQAKSLGYRGLAICDLNGLYGVVKGYEAAERPSSFTMNDAFALASQNDDFKYHIGTELTFSDSNFGSLVLLPMNKEGYSHLCQILTLALRKSPKGFSSLSLKQIQPLSDELIACPLPPWNPNTIDQLREIFPRRLYLPVWKDFSWSSVQIYQQALQLEEKFDLPLFATQRPFMHHPDRKPLHDVLTCILHQTTLNKANALLLANSERHLKPLHELTYLWRERPDLLSRTLEISNRLEFSLTELRYQYPRSQLPPKRTAAQHLSHQVEKGLAWRFPQGQPPHIRQLVEHEISIITEMGYEDYFLTIWDICEFARRKDILFQGRGSAANSVVCFALGLTAVDPTQIQFLFERFISKERGEPPDIDIDFESDRREEVLQYIYQKYGELHAAMVSTVICYRTRMALRETAKVLEIPQTRVDHLVKLAGREGLREIMACPKKVEKFEIDSDKFQLLMKISYSLQGFPRHLGIHTGGFLISERPVTECVPIEKASMDKRFVIQWNKDDLTTLKMMKVDILGLGMLTALRKCFALLRIHKKIDLSLSTIPAYDKPTYKMIQQAKTVGTFQIESRAQMSLLPRLKPSHFYDLVI; encoded by the coding sequence ATGGGTACTTTGACTAGATCTGTCCTTCAATCAACACAATTCAGAACTCCAATTAATTTTGTTGAGCTTATTGGACGCAGTAATTTTTCTTTTCTACAAGGAGCCTCTCATCCAAACGAAATGGTCTTACAAGCCAAATCTCTTGGCTACAGAGGACTTGCCATCTGTGATCTCAATGGTCTTTATGGAGTTGTCAAGGGCTACGAGGCCGCCGAACGACCCTCTTCGTTCACAATGAATGATGCGTTTGCACTCGCCTCACAAAACGATGACTTCAAGTATCACATCGGCACAGAACTGACTTTCAGTGATTCCAATTTTGGTTCTTTGGTTCTCTTGCCCATGAATAAAGAAGGCTATTCTCATTTGTGTCAAATCCTGACATTGGCCCTCCGAAAGTCACCAAAAGGCTTTTCTTCTCTTAGCCTGAAACAGATTCAACCCCTGAGTGATGAACTTATCGCCTGCCCTCTGCCTCCATGGAATCCAAACACCATCGACCAACTGAGAGAAATTTTTCCCCGTCGGCTTTATCTTCCGGTGTGGAAGGATTTTTCATGGTCCTCTGTTCAAATCTATCAGCAAGCTCTTCAACTAGAGGAGAAATTTGACCTTCCTCTTTTTGCAACTCAACGTCCCTTCATGCACCATCCAGATCGTAAACCTCTCCACGATGTTCTCACCTGTATTCTCCATCAGACCACTCTCAACAAAGCCAATGCTCTGCTTCTCGCAAATTCAGAGCGTCACTTGAAACCCTTACATGAATTGACCTATTTATGGCGTGAAAGACCTGATCTTCTTTCGCGAACCTTGGAGATCTCAAATCGCTTAGAATTTTCCCTAACCGAGCTTCGCTATCAATATCCTCGATCTCAACTCCCTCCCAAGAGAACGGCAGCGCAACATCTCTCTCATCAAGTAGAGAAGGGATTGGCCTGGCGATTTCCGCAAGGTCAACCGCCTCATATTCGCCAACTGGTCGAACACGAAATCAGCATTATCACTGAAATGGGATACGAGGACTATTTTCTCACGATCTGGGACATATGTGAATTTGCTCGACGCAAAGATATTCTTTTTCAAGGTCGTGGTTCTGCCGCCAACTCTGTCGTCTGTTTTGCCCTAGGGCTAACGGCAGTTGATCCTACCCAGATTCAATTCCTCTTTGAGAGATTTATTTCTAAAGAAAGAGGAGAGCCGCCCGATATCGATATCGATTTTGAAAGTGATCGTCGTGAGGAAGTTCTTCAATACATTTACCAAAAGTATGGAGAACTGCACGCAGCCATGGTCTCTACTGTCATTTGTTATCGCACACGCATGGCTCTGAGAGAAACCGCCAAGGTATTGGAAATTCCTCAGACCCGGGTGGATCATCTTGTTAAGCTCGCGGGGCGGGAAGGACTGCGTGAGATTATGGCCTGTCCGAAGAAGGTTGAAAAGTTTGAAATCGATTCGGATAAGTTTCAATTGCTCATGAAAATCAGCTATTCCTTGCAGGGCTTTCCCCGCCATTTGGGAATTCACACAGGCGGATTTTTAATTTCTGAACGTCCTGTCACCGAATGCGTGCCCATTGAAAAGGCGAGCATGGATAAACGATTCGTTATTCAATGGAACAAGGATGATCTCACCACGCTCAAAATGATGAAGGTCGATATCTTAGGTCTTGGAATGCTGACGGCCCTTCGAAAGTGCTTTGCCCTATTAAGAATTCACAAGAAGATCGACCTTAGTCTTTCGACAATTCCCGCTTACGATAAGCCCACTTATAAAATGATTCAACAAGCGAAGACGGTAGGAACTTTTCAAATCGAATCACGAGCTCAAATGTCACTCCTCCCGCGCTTGAAGCCATCTCATTTTTATGATTTGGTGATATAA
- a CDS encoding ABC transporter permease subunit, whose product MEWKHLWYSFKKNKGALVSLLLLVFLIFIAVFAPFVAPHSPNRVFDGAFMNPPFWMPGGSHQFYLGTDDIGRDVLSRLIFGARVSLGIGLMVVVVTLSIGSLLGLVAGYCGGWIDSLILRGVDILMSLPSILLAIVVVAVLGSNLTNAVIAVSLVALPNFIRIVRASVLSEKAKPYVDATISFGAGHGRIALRNIFPNCLAPVIVQATLGFSDGILNVAALGFLGLGAQPPTPEWGVMLADSRSFIESSWWLVTAPGLCILVVVLCFNILGDGLRDALDPKLR is encoded by the coding sequence ATGGAATGGAAACATCTCTGGTATTCATTTAAGAAAAACAAAGGAGCGCTTGTTAGCTTGTTGCTTCTTGTGTTCTTGATCTTCATTGCCGTATTTGCTCCGTTCGTCGCTCCGCACAGTCCGAATCGGGTTTTTGATGGAGCTTTTATGAATCCTCCTTTTTGGATGCCGGGAGGAAGTCATCAGTTTTATTTGGGAACAGACGATATCGGACGAGATGTTTTGAGCCGTCTTATTTTCGGAGCTCGAGTTTCTCTTGGCATTGGTCTGATGGTTGTCGTGGTCACTTTGTCCATTGGGAGTTTGTTGGGCTTGGTAGCTGGGTATTGCGGAGGCTGGATAGATAGTCTTATTTTAAGGGGAGTTGACATTTTAATGTCACTCCCATCGATTCTGTTGGCTATAGTCGTCGTGGCTGTGCTCGGATCTAATCTTACCAACGCAGTGATTGCGGTGAGTCTTGTTGCCTTGCCAAATTTTATTCGTATTGTGCGTGCAAGTGTTTTGTCTGAAAAGGCTAAGCCATACGTGGATGCGACTATTAGTTTTGGAGCGGGTCACGGCCGGATCGCTCTTCGAAATATTTTTCCCAATTGCTTGGCTCCAGTAATTGTTCAGGCGACTCTTGGATTTAGTGATGGAATTCTCAATGTTGCCGCTCTTGGCTTTTTGGGGCTAGGGGCTCAGCCGCCGACTCCAGAATGGGGGGTGATGCTTGCTGACTCTCGTTCCTTTATCGAAAGCTCCTGGTGGTTGGTAACGGCCCCAGGTCTCTGTATTCTTGTCGTTGTTTTGTGTTTTAATATTTTAGGAGATGGTCTGCGAGACGCCCTGGATCCAAAGCTCAGGTGA
- the ubiE gene encoding bifunctional demethylmenaquinone methyltransferase/2-methoxy-6-polyprenyl-1,4-benzoquinol methylase UbiE, with product MAVNPEGPNPDFIKSLFSSISEGYDRANDLMTFGVARKWRRALVRRSEAKIGDHILDCATGTGDLAIAFKEVVGPQGVVIGTDFCVKMLDRASEKVRNLNVDIEFSEGDVMALGYQDDFFDITSIAFGIRNVQDPIKALREMARVTRSGGRVMILETGNNQTPIVGLIIRIYFQFAVPFIGGLVTKKRQAYEYLNHSSNHFPSNENFLQLMKESRAFSKIDCQGLLGGASYLYTGIVE from the coding sequence ATGGCAGTAAATCCCGAAGGTCCCAATCCAGATTTTATCAAGAGCCTTTTTAGCTCCATTTCTGAGGGCTATGATCGAGCCAATGATTTGATGACATTCGGCGTGGCTCGAAAATGGAGAAGGGCTCTGGTCCGTCGGAGCGAAGCAAAAATTGGAGATCATATTCTTGACTGTGCAACGGGAACAGGCGACTTGGCAATTGCCTTTAAGGAAGTTGTGGGACCGCAAGGAGTTGTCATTGGAACCGATTTTTGCGTAAAAATGTTGGATCGCGCTTCAGAAAAAGTGAGGAACCTTAATGTCGATATTGAATTCTCAGAAGGCGATGTCATGGCCTTGGGTTATCAAGATGATTTTTTTGACATAACAAGCATCGCGTTTGGCATTCGCAATGTTCAAGATCCGATAAAAGCCCTGAGAGAAATGGCCCGGGTGACTCGCTCTGGTGGACGAGTCATGATCCTTGAAACCGGAAACAATCAAACACCCATAGTTGGATTGATCATCCGTATCTACTTTCAATTCGCTGTTCCGTTCATTGGTGGGTTGGTCACAAAAAAACGCCAGGCTTATGAATACCTAAATCATTCATCAAACCATTTTCCTAGTAATGAAAATTTCTTGCAACTCATGAAAGAGAGTAGAGCTTTTTCAAAAATTGATTGCCAGGGCTTACTTGGAGGCGCTAGCTACCTTTACACAGGGATCGTAGAATAA